The sequence TAGTATAGGTTTATAGTAAATTCTCTTTATTTAAATCCATTGATCGCTTTCCATGACGAAATAAACTGTGTTTGAAACCTCAGCTAGACTAGAAAGATTTCGGCAAAGCAATGGCCCCATTCAAATTATTACATACCTTTTGGATTCAAACTATATACACACTGGATAGTTTTGAATACAGACTTGTACATTATTTGAACAGAGAAACTTTGCTCCTTTTGTGGTTCTAGTTTCAAATCAACAGTATGGTTGGAAACTTGTACAACTGAATCCACTTCTCATAACAAACATGCCTCTACAGATGAAGAAATCCATCCTGTGTATCTTCAACTGCTTGGACTAGCCCCTACTGCACCAAGAGAGAAACAAGTGATGTGAAGCAATTTGTTGAacgatataatttaaaatgaaatgaacaaCATAATCATGAGATCCAAATTATATAATCACTAAACATTTATACGTTGCATCAATAAGAATTGCTATAAATCTTCTCTGAATCCTCCTACATAGCTTTGCAATAGATCAGCTGCAAAAGCTTTAGATAGTGATGCAATAAAGATAATCTACCCACTACAATGtgaagaatgataaaattattaatagaaTATGAAAACAGTTGCTTATCTAGTTACCTTCTTTTGGTCTGATCTCAATCCCTTCAACAATTAGTCCATGTTTCCAATAATTGGTGCCATCAAAAACTCTCGTTTCCAGCTCTCCATCTTCCCCTTCCGTGCACAAGAAGTCACCCAGTTCAATCTCCAACCACCCATCTCCTCTTTTCTTTGGATAATGTCCATCACTTTCTCTGGCAGGTATAGATCTTCTGCagctaaaaaaatcaactggCCTTCTTGCAGTATGGAATTGCTGCCCTCTCCTTTCTGCATTCCAGCAAACAGAATGCGCACAAATCTTGTCTCCATCCAGTTTCATTGCAACCTCAACTGGCTGGTCATCCAATCCATAAGCTTCTATAGAGAACTTGAAGACAAGGTTTGCTGTGTACAATATTGATGGGGAGAGCATACTAGTATTGATTTTGCCACGGATTTCAAGCCAACAAACTTTAATAAGCTCAGCCACTTCTGGAAACCTGTAGGTGAACCATCAACATTTAAATATCATAAGCACAGAAACATAAaactgaaaaaggaaaaaaaataaaagacaaacctGGATGCTGGATTAGAATTCCATTTCCAATATTGAGGAGTATCGCTCCATGTAATCACGAGGTCCATTGCAGATAGCATGTAACATTTCTTCCCACTCTTTTTTTCCAATGAAAAGCTCTATCCAATCAAAGAGCAGCACACTATTAGACATATCAACTCAGTCACATAGAGCTTGGGACATGGGATTGGAGGACAAGAGGCAAAACAACTTCTTCACCTGTCCCATACAAAATTGCATTTTCATCTCTCCAATGTGACAGCCTTGTCCCATTATTTACAGCTGTCTAATGTGCATCAAATACAtgctaaaattattttgatttaattttttcagacAAAATGCAACTCAAAAAGGCCATGAAAATCAAGGGACATCAACACACAtgctgaaattatttttaaatgtaccTCATAACTAAGATAGAAGTTACATTGATGATTACAGGAAATCTAAAGGAGGACTTGCATCAAACAATCACAAAGAGTAACTGCTGGAAGTATTGAGGTATAACTTTTGTCACTTGACCAGAAAATCTTAAGGTGTACAGAAAACCCTCAACACTATTCtagtttataagaaaaaatcacaGATTTTTGAATTTAGGAAACTTCAAAACCCTTTTAATTTctatcaaagaataaaaaatagccTCAAAGTCCAAGGGTCCAACAAAGACTTTGAACAAAGTTAATGGATGAAATTTAGCAAATTAAAAGCAATCCAATCAAGCGGAGACTGTCAAACACAAAGGGGcctatacaaaaataaaaagggaattTTGTTCTGACCTTTCTCCCATTGTCAACAAGGATTGGATTGTCACAAAGGCTAAAATACAGTTCCCTTTTGGATGAAACAGATGCCAGCAGGAGTGAACCATCAGGGGAAGTGGAAAGGACAGACTCAAGATCGCTAGGCAAGAACCTCTCCCATACAACGTCGGATATGGCGGCCGACTTGAACATGGGAGAGACAGCTGAGAGCCGGGCAACGTCCAGGGGAGCAGTAAAGGACAGTACGTTCGCTATGCATCCCTCCGGCAGCTCATTTAAATGCAATTCTCCTGATCTTTCCATTTTGGTATGCAAGAATCAAATCCTTTCTGCTCGCTGCGAGTATATCTTGGAGAGGAAAGTGTCGGTTTGGCACAGCGGTGCAGTTTCcccaaatttattattatttgttttacaaattattatttttattattattattattttgataagtagatgttaaaaaataaaaataaaatatttttttaaataaaagatattttaaaaaaacactatcttAAATCTGCCCAAAAAATAATCCGGATATGTTagataagttgtttttttacttttttataattttaattgttgttttagaataaaaacaatttaaagatttttttttgatatattttttattacaataaaaataaaaataaaaagataatgttatatatatatattacaaaaccATTTCTACCACTACTAGAAAATCAACAAATACAAACGAAATCACCTATGGTTTTCTTCCATCGATATTTTATGGTGATATTTACTAACcgaatttttttcattgctaaCCCTATCAATTTATACCGACAAAAATATTCTATCAATATATATTGAAAGAATCACAGTTAGAATATAAAGAATTCTGAACAACAAATCAACATGATGACATGTAAGTTTTTGTGAACGAGTTTTCCAACAGAATTACAATAGGATTCAAACTAGGATGTCCATACAATGACGTGTCTATTATATCAATAGAATTGCCGATAAATTTACAGACGAAATTGTTCCGtcagtaatatttaatatatgacCTGGTCATCGACTCTTCCCTCCcttatttctctttcttctttctctttgcaTCTAAACAAACCCCTCCCCCACTGCAAACAACCAGTCCCTAAACCCAAACATCCCCCCTCATTTCAACGCAATTCATCCTTCTTTAGCTTTTCTAGTCACAACAtttgtgttttgatttattgtagatttttcattttaaataagtACATCtacctttctttaattttaacacaattttaaaatatcaattttattattgaatgttttttagtatatgtattttgtttgaatgtttacttattttattgtttttttctcaaacaaacttgttatatggatttataattttgtacatgttatggttttttttagattttataaaattgtatttgttttttaaattgttgaaacttaagTTGAATTACCAACTTAGGtgtgttgtgatgaaataaataatgatttatttaacgAGTTTGTTTTAtactttgtcaattttattattgagttgtaatttttgtaaattaatgtATATAAATGTATATGTacgtagataattgataattgaatatttaagaAAAGTTTGAAAGTAAGTTGGATAATCTTAagctaaaccaatatttttgcaaatttatttacgtaatgtaattaattaatatatgttgtcatcattattttatatatatattcgataTAAGTCATAAATGATCGTTCATAGATATATCAAGATTCATCTCAAGTATTGTGGATGATGGATTGTTATAATGGGGTttagagttttattaatttcgcaaaaTCTATTACAAGAAATATTAGTGGAGACGGTATAGGTGTCTATAcagaagtataaaaataaaaagttcataTGTTGTAACAATGTATCTTCTACATAAAGGATTAATAGAGGATTACTTATGTTAGTATACACATGAAGAACCATTTATTCATCACGAAATCATAGTAGAAAGGATGGTTAGGTCAACTTCTACTGCTAGTAACGTGCATGAAGTTGTAAAGTAACAATAATAATCCTTACAAGAATATGGTTATAGATGCAataagaatgaatcaaggtcATGATAATTCATGTTTAATTGTAGATGAAAAACCTAATGTAGACACGATCAagttttttgatcttttgaaagatTCTAATGAATCATTATGTGATGGTTGCacaaaaatagtaaattatcgGTTGTTACATATGTGTTTACCATCAAGTCGAATTATAGATTGAGTGAGGTcagttatgataaaattattgaatatgtgagaagcattttacctaaaAGGAACAAGTTGAAAGAAAACTTCTATGCTGCTAAGTTCATGATGAAACCCTTCAGTTTAGGAGgatagaaaattgacatgtgtttAGACTTCTGTATATTGTACTACCTTAAAAATGCTAAGTTAATCAAGTGCATAACAAGTGAGCATTCCCATTATAAACCTAGAACTGATATGGAAAGACTTTTGTAGcacataaaaaacttagatacttctcaatcacacctacactgcagaggttattcatgtcatcaAAAGTTGTTGAGCATATGACATGACACTAATCATATGAAACAGTGGATGGAGTGATGATGCATTCTTTTGATGGAGAAACATGAAAACACTTTAATAGTGTGTATCCTTACTTTTCAGCTAAATTAAGAAACTTGTATCTTGGGTTGTGTATagatgaattcaacccattcgGGTTATTCACTACtctttattcttgttggccgatTATACTCACAGTTTACAACTTGCCACTGAAAATGTGTATGAGactggagttcatgtttttatctacaatTATACCCGGTCCTAATAGTTCGGGCTGTAATATAGATATTTGTCTTCGATCATTAATTAATGAGTTAAGACGGTTGTAATCTTTCAGGGCTTTTGGTCTGATCTCAATCCCTTCCACAATCAACCCGCGTTTCCAATGATCAATGTTgtcaaaaaaaacctaatttccaGTTCTCCATCCTCCTTTTCTGTGCTAAAGAAGTCACCGAGTTCCATCTCCAACCACCCATCTCCTCTTTCCTCTGGATAATGCACCCTGCCTCTGACAGTTACAGATGAATTGCACCGGTGCATTCCTTGCGCATTCCAGCTAACAGTCCGTGCACCATATTCCCCTCCATCCAGTTTCATTGTGGCATCTACTGGTTGGTTATCCAATCCATAAACATCTACTGGTTGGTTTTCCAATCCATAAATTGTTGATGCAAACTTGAACACGAGGTATACTGTGTATAATGTTGCTGGGGACAACAAACAAGTATTGATTTTGGCAATGATTTCAAGCCTACACACACGAATAAGCTCAGCCACTTCTGCAAATCTATAGACAACTAAGAGCTCAAGGAGAGAAGCAACGTTTCTAATGTAACTGATgacttttataaaacaaaacattagtGTAACTGCTAAAACTACAACTTTAATTCATCTGCAAATATTGACTAAAAAACGATAAGAAATAAATTACCCAGCAAAAACTCTTAACGAAAGTGCGCTTGAtcattttaaattgatcaaCGAATATATCAATTATCAACTGATCTAGTAGTAAATTGGATCAagaaaaatttttaatcaaataaaaagctattcaaaaaataaaacacaaatggacctgtaaaaaaaaacattcaaaggaaacaaactgaattaaaaaaaaaaaaaaaaaaggaaacttaACCTTTCTCCCATGGTCAACAATGATGGGATTGTCGCAGAGACTGAAGTAGACTTCTTTTTTGGAAGAAGCAGACGACAGCAGGAGAGAACCATCAAGGGCAGCAGACAGGATGGACATTTCAAGGGAAgccaaacaaaatactaaaatgtcTTTTCTCACCCATAAATGTTATTCCTACATATCTCTTTAAAGAGCCAAAACCAACAAAGTGGgatcactaaaaaaataaaccaattaaatatagccatgtggaaaaaaaaataacatcaaacttattaaaaaaataataaaacacttgtttcTTCCACTCCAATATAAATGACTCTTCAAATGGCTTTTTTCCATTggaatatatatagtaaaaaaagctatatttatacatttaaaatgttattttatcaatttagcttttcaaaatagcattttgcattggagatgctcttaaGGCAGGAAACTCTGCCAAACAACGTCAGATTTGGCAGCCGACTTGAAAATGGGTGAGACAGCAGAGAGCTGGcatatatccaaaaaaaaaaataaagttaatctatatagaacataaaaaaaaatataaattagaataatcatttcaaaaattatatatatatttttcatcaaatataataaacaaaaatacttcTTAAATAAAGTCGGGATGATCCAATAACAGGATTTGAATCACTGTTCTTGTTCCCAATACTACTGTTAGTTTTGACTTCAATAATTTGAATGGGataaaagtaataaattaataaataaattattatcattatggTGTACTAAATTATGTCCACATAATTATCCAGATTTAACAAAAATACGATCatattattaagaaaacataaaaataactcaatCTTTGATCGTAAGCTTTCTGCCCTGGACTTCTTTTCCTTGTTGTATCTATGATAAGGTTGAAATAAGAGTAGTGTTTAAGAGAATTAGTAAGTGATTTCTTACAAATAGTTGGGCTTCTTGTTGGCCGATCAGCAGGAAATTTCAACGTAACCATTCAATATATTAATCTAGCAGTGTAATATAAAGTTAGAAACAATGGCgaaaatcaatccttttattgcACAGAGCAAATAAGCTATTTGTCACCTCTGGCAACCCATATAAATTCGAGTTTCAGTGTTGCCGGCTGCCGGCTATATTGGATAGTTAACATAAAGCATATAAAGAGGTCATGACGAGAATTTATCCGGCCATATATGGCAACTGCAATGGGATTTTTCGCTGGATCATAACTCGAACTGCAGGTACGAGCAGAATGTATAGTGCAAGTTTACAAAGTGAAAATCTTGATCTGAATCCAGTAGATTGCTTTCCGGGAAAATAAGATTGTTGTTGAAACCTTGGCTTGACTTCTTGTGATCCCTGCAAAGCTACGGCCAATTCAAAGGGGTACCTTTAGGATTCGAGGTAATCATACACGCTCAATTTTGTAGTTTGAACTGCACAACAATGTATAGCATTATGGCCTCAAAACTTCAgccatttcttctctttttctctacCGGTAATGGCATTCGATGCAGATGCTTTAGAAGCCTCGGCTTTGGCCAAAGCTATGCGAGTCTCGTTTAATTTTCTCATAGCAGATTCATAAACCaccttctcttttttgtttctgtttgccATCTCTTCAAGCCTCTCCACACGTACCCTCAACTCCTTAATCTCATCATCATAAGCAAGCAGATCTCGCCTATTGACTTTCTTCTCCTCTGAGCCTTTACTTTTCTGCTTCTTAGCTGACTCGCCGTTCAGAGCTTCGTTGTGCCCAGCAAGTTGATTATTGATAAGAGTAAAAACATCTGGTCTCCTTTCCCCTTCAGCTTTTGCTGCCTTAGCTGCTGCTGCAAACTTCTTCTCACGTTTTCTTTTCCCGCCCCTGCTTCTCTTCTTCCCATGATTATCTTTGGTCCCCTCTTTTTGAGACTCCAGAGCATGATCAAGTGATTGCTTTGGTGGGAGGACCTTCACAGGGATAGGGTCCAGCATGCCCTGACCCGATGCACCTAATCCCATCCCTTCACGATAACCCATATTTGCCATCATCTTGGAAGCTATGCCCCGTGTATGATTTTCCCACGTCGCAAATAGAGCAGTTCCTGTTTGGATACCTCTTTGTAAGTTTGTGCTCTCAAGAAACCCTAAACCTTCTGCACTCTCTTCATCATAATCGCTAGAATCAGATCCTTCTGAGCTTGAATCAGTTTCCTCTTCATCACTCATCAAGGCATACTCAGATATCGTCATAGCTTCACACCCAAGCTTTGCAGAGCTTCCGCCATCATGGAAAACAACCTGCCCTACTCTGTGTTCATTATCCCAAGATTCAAGTTCAGCTTTCCTCCATATGCCAACATTACTATCTGAAAGTGCCCAGATACAGGATCCCACCAATGACTGATCCCACATTGTTGGCACATAATTCTTCAGGGAGGATAATGACACATCAACCCCTGCACATATAAAATCACATCAACCAGCAATCCTGGAAATAGCTGTTCCAGCAAATGATACAGATAGGGAATACGTTTAGTAACAAATGAATAGATATATTATGGTTGACAAATAATAGAAGTATACAAAATCCCAGATGGAAAAAACAGCAAAAGCTGCTCTAACACAATTGTGAATGCACAAAGAAAGGTTTAAGCAGGAAAAAGGAAAGGTGTCAAACATAGCCTACATATCTACTTCAAATATGAAGAATGAATTGGCAAAGATCCCAAGTTACTTTATTGTTGTAGAGTGGGGAACATACGATTAAAAACTACAGAGAGATTTCATAAACAAAGTAAATTGTCCTCCATAGTCATTCTATGAAAGTTGTTTTCCCAATGTAAGGGCAGGCTACATCCTTCATCCATGTCATTGGATGAATTGTGACcgcatttaattttatgaaaatggaaatataaatacagcttttccagaaaagaaaaaaaaagggatctaCTAGCCCCACATACTTGAAATGATTTCAACATACCATGTGATAAGCGGCAGCTAGTGCCAAATCGACATCGTTCTTGCAGAAAAAACTTGCATATCTGCACTTGGGGAGTCGATCATCAGTATATTAGctattgaaaatcatttttatttcataaactacCTCAATATAGTTTCAGCACTTCTAACATTTTCCCCTGTACCATATAATCATCAGTAACACTAGTTGGTGTATAAGTGGCACTTCAGGATGTATTTTTGCCTTTTCAGCAATGCCAAATCTGACTCACTTATAGGTCTCCCATCCAAAAGAGATGGATGGTAAAAATATTAGGAGAAAAGGTATGCATACGAAACCAGATTTGAGAAAAGAGCTGATAGTTTAGTGCATGGCTACTAAAACATCCCACGAGTGCTCTTCAGACAAAAAAGAGGATTCTAACAATCCATCAAAACCTTGCATTAGATAAAGCCTGAATAAATAACATACAATCAACTGTCACGGCAGCACAAGCTAGTGGACTATGTGCACGTGGAAGGATAAGATTTATGGGTGAATCTGAATGTTCCAGTTCCATCAGCAGCACCACAAAGACGTAACACCGTTAGTCCCACCAAAGAGGATGAATTAGTTATTTGGGAAGGCAATGGACCGTGTCATACtatattccaaaaacaaaaaacagaagcAACCTTTTTGgaattaaacagaaaaaaatagacTCACCAGCATATTTTCTGATATAGGAGTGAGGAAAGCGATCTTCACAGTATCAGAACAAACCAACTCAATAATTTGACCATTGTACCAGCGTCCATCAACATGACGGAATCTGCATTTTGATCCTACAGAGTAACACTGGTCCTCTAGTGGTTCTGGTTCAACATGAACTGGATCAAGAGGCTCAGTCTTGACATCCTCTACAGTATGGTTGGAAGCATGTAATACTGAATCTGCCTCTCGTAATAACCGTGCACGTTTTAGATGCAGGAGTCCCTCCTCTGCATCTTTAATGACCTGAAGAAGCTCCTCTTGAACCTGAGATGAAAACAATAACATCAAACAACGTGTACCATAATTCAAAATGATGGAAACGACACAAACAGAAAGTCCACCTTCCACAATCATAAAGCATAATATACATTGCTACGCATGTTATTTGCACATCCTTGTAAGCACAAGCCATACACCAATGTCTAAAGGTCTTCTAGCACAAAGGGTGCTTTTCAAAAGAAGCAATTCTGTAAACCAATAGACGCAAACATTCATTGAAGGTACCAAAGACAATTTCTTTTACACCATTTTGGTTTTAGCATTAATCAGGTAATGTAGAGTTTGCCTGGTCATCTTCACATTCTTTAgacaaaaatttcaagaacacaTAAGTAACAAGAAAAACAGCTTCTATGCACAAAAAATACATCATAAGAGCAATGGATAGTAAAACCCAACTTGTTAAACTAAGATATAATTGAACTTTTTAAGAGGTTACCCATCAAAATGAACAGCAGCTTCTACACAAGAAACAAGCATAgcaaaaaatcaaccaaaacaaaatccaaCCAGCAAAACTCGAGATACCCACTCAAGTTTCAatctttttcaataaataaacacTCCTACCTTCTACAAAAGCATTAAAAAGCGTATCCCTCAATTGGTTcgccaagaaaataaaagaaatatgataAAAACAGAAGGAAAAATAAGAAACCAAGAAGAGAAGGCGGAGATTGTTACAGAGAGAAGCTCAGGATTTGAT is a genomic window of Populus alba chromosome 18, ASM523922v2, whole genome shotgun sequence containing:
- the LOC140954177 gene encoding putative F-box protein PP2-B12 isoform X1, producing MERSGELHLNELPEGCIANVLSFTAPLDVARLSAVSPMFKSAAISDVVWERFLPSDLESVLSTSPDGSLLLASVSSKRELYFSLCDNPILVDNGRKSFSLEKKSGKKCYMLSAMDLVITWSDTPQYWKWNSNPASRFPEVAELIKVCWLEIRGKINTSMLSPSILYTANLVFKFSIEAYGLDDQPVEVAMKLDGDKICAHSVCWNAERRGQQFHTARRPVDFFSCRRSIPARESDGHYPKKRGDGWLEIELGDFLCTEGEDGELETRVFDGTNYWKHGLIVEGIEIRPKEADLLQSYVGGFREDL
- the LOC118051293 gene encoding F-box protein PP2-B13, with protein sequence MGCQRLTLFFFLDICQLSAVSPIFKSAAKSDVVWQSFLYIRNVASLLELLVVYRFAEVAELIRVCRLEIIAKINTCLLSPATLYTVYLVFKFASTIYGLENQPVDVYGLDNQPVDATMKLDGGEYGARTVSWNAQGMHRCNSSVTVRGRVHYPEERGDGWLEMELGDFFSTEKEDGELEIRFFLTTLIIGNAG
- the LOC140954177 gene encoding putative F-box protein PP2-B12 isoform X2; the encoded protein is MERSGELHLNELPEGCIANVLSFTAPLDVARLSAVSPMFKSAAISDVVWERFLPSDLESVLSTSPDGSLLLASVSSKRELYFSLCDNPILVDNGRKSFSLEKKSGKKCYMLSAMDLVITWSDTPQYWKWNSNPASRFPEVAELIKVCWLEIRGKINTSMLSPSILYTANLVFKFSIEAYGLDDQPVEVAMKLDGDKICAHSVCWNAERRGQQFHTARRPVDFFSCRRSIPARESDGHYPKKRGDGWLEIELGDFLCTEGEDGELETRVFDGTNYWKHGLIVEGIEIRPKEVGASPSS
- the LOC118051146 gene encoding zinc finger CCCH domain-containing protein 22, with amino-acid sequence MADEEEERALENQLELQFLEQKDSLAALDDALASDPSNPELLSVQEELLQVIKDAEEGLLHLKRARLLREADSVLHASNHTVEDVKTEPLDPVHVEPEPLEDQCYSVGSKCRFRHVDGRWYNGQIIELVCSDTVKIAFLTPISENMLICKFFLQERCRFGTSCRLSHGVDVSLSSLKNYVPTMWDQSLVGSCIWALSDSNVGIWRKAELESWDNEHRVGQVVFHDGGSSAKLGCEAMTISEYALMSDEEETDSSSEGSDSSDYDEESAEGLGFLESTNLQRGIQTGTALFATWENHTRGIASKMMANMGYREGMGLGASGQGMLDPIPVKVLPPKQSLDHALESQKEGTKDNHGKKRSRGGKRKREKKFAAAAKAAKAEGERRPDVFTLINNQLAGHNEALNGESAKKQKSKGSEEKKVNRRDLLAYDDEIKELRVRVERLEEMANRNKKEKVVYESAMRKLNETRIALAKAEASKASASNAITGREKEKKWLKF